One Mycolicibacterium sarraceniae genomic window carries:
- a CDS encoding STAS domain-containing protein, giving the protein MSSSVSGLPADGDSRSPLQLVTEWVSTTNVRITVAGPVDMSTAHQLSDYVFRRAGNCKLLVLDMTRVTFFDCAGFSALANIDDRCRQANVTWMIDAVPCVARVVNICDPFNELPLSNGGKFESICA; this is encoded by the coding sequence ATGTCGAGTTCTGTTTCCGGGTTGCCCGCAGATGGTGACTCCCGAAGTCCGCTGCAACTCGTCACCGAATGGGTCAGCACCACCAACGTCCGGATCACCGTGGCCGGCCCTGTCGACATGTCCACAGCCCACCAACTCAGTGACTACGTGTTCCGCCGTGCGGGCAACTGCAAGCTGCTCGTACTCGATATGACCCGGGTGACATTCTTTGACTGCGCGGGATTTTCGGCCCTCGCCAACATCGACGATCGATGCCGCCAGGCAAACGTGACCTGGATGATCGACGCGGTGCCGTGTGTCGCGCGTGTCGTGAACATCTGCGATCCGTTCAACGAACTGCCGCTGTCTAACGGTGGCAAGTTCGAATCAATCTGTGCCTGA
- a CDS encoding helix-turn-helix domain-containing protein, producing MPLSGREREIANLVASGLTNRQIAERLVVSVRTVEGHLYLVFKQLGINERERLIRLMRNADPDTPANGGKTPGSQPESAAGRPLTTSRFRVARDGKIAGP from the coding sequence TTGCCGCTGAGCGGCCGTGAGCGAGAAATCGCCAATCTGGTCGCCAGCGGGCTGACAAACCGGCAGATCGCCGAACGGCTGGTGGTCTCGGTCCGCACTGTCGAAGGCCACCTCTACCTGGTGTTCAAACAGCTCGGAATCAACGAACGCGAGCGACTGATTCGTCTGATGCGAAATGCCGATCCTGATACACCGGCTAACGGTGGGAAAACTCCGGGTTCTCAACCGGAGTCGGCGGCTGGTCGTCCTCTGACGACGTCGCGGTTTCGGGTTGCACGGGATGGGAAAATAGCGGGTCCATAG